A genomic window from Pecten maximus chromosome 4, xPecMax1.1, whole genome shotgun sequence includes:
- the LOC117326051 gene encoding peroxidasin homolog isoform X1 — protein MVGREMKILLFLSLCVLVQMQERDCPTKCVCFRTTVRCMFLQLDAIPSPLPADTTVLDLRFNRIQDIPSGSFIGLNRLSTLLLNNNNIQRLLDGAFDGLPELKYLYVYKNQITSVESKAFRHLRKLEQVFMHNNNISGLPEGLFDNTPKLQRLRLDENPVHCDCDLLWIPRLVQRRRSRLQVTGTCQSPPRVLNRAIGTLSERQFSCGRYVPPVITRRPEDHEAVEGSTIMFRCTGTGTPTPVISWFKDDELLALDDRVQVYELGAMLRFSRVVFADQGIYTCKLTNTAGTSEASAELRITQPTQTQEFAANVEVETFVGTNSLLECATDDFIPQYRWIKDQVLLQAGAKYSFQGNRLVIRNIVPSDAGKYECFAEGTVGFNRKAVLLKVTGDEHTFEGDAFVRQAIREATNRVNVAINDTQRHLFDRSRQHTVQDLIAIFRYPAAEALELARAEEIFEQTLDIIVRHVREGHTYNVDTTGETYRDIISPGHLTLIANMSGCFANPRITKCSNMCYHKKYRTMDGTCNNIQEPLQGATVTAFSRLLPPIYENGFNTPVGWSSSKQYNGVHLPSPRLVSSFLMSTDHVTEDETSTHMLMQWGQFVDHDITLTPQSISYARFSDGRRCNETCDNEYPCFPIPVPRSDSRIQSHPCLGFSRSSAMCNSGSTSIFYKTFSAREQINAITAFVDASNVYGSSEFDIQRLRELTNSRGLLREGPVSTNRKRLLPFDNSGFLEHIDCQIEPSKQHVPCFRAGDNRVNEHLALTAMHTLWMRQHNHVAHSLGKINVHWDGNMIFHESRKIIGSMMQHITYNHWLPSIIGQQGMEKLGPYTGYDPKVNPTITNEFATAAMRFGHALVQPVIFRLNASFYPIPDGNLQLHKAFFSPYKLLEEGGVDPLLRGMFAVSAKKRMPSEMMNSELTEKLFSLANVVAQDLASLNIQRGRDHGLPFYNAYRELCGMSRATSFADFQGEITSSDIRNKLQALYGHPDNIDLFVGGMSETPLPGAKVGPTFMCILVDQFKKIRDGDRFWYENPSMYEPEQIHAIKQTTLARVICDSSDNIDRVQKDVFARVDNYTQYLPCNKIPNINYKVWAECCADCNDAGDFQTLTSKFQRAATPRQSHREDREHLQDQGRDYQNTMASLENMKEGMSVMESRMEGMEGSISGLTKTVKYLRRKMKKMHRHMKRHPKTGCTDKDGIHRSETQRWKVHDCKECICQSGRIECNSQMCPIPACDFPRKIPNQCCPVC, from the exons AGATTTGCGGTTCAACAGAATACAAGACATTCCATCTGGATCATTTATAGGCTTGAATAGATTAAGCACATT ACTattaaataacaacaatattCAGAGATTATTAGACGGCGCATTTGATGGTCTTCCGGAACTGAAATATTT atatgtatataaaaatcaaattacTTCTGTTGAAAGTAAAGCATTTAGACATTTGAGGAAACTTGAGCAGGT ATTTATGCATAATAACAACATATCGGGGCTACCAGAAGGTTTATTCGACAACACGCCGAAGTTACAACGTCT ACGCCTGGACGAGAATCCTGTCCACTGTGACTGTGATTTACTCTGGATTCCCCGGCTGGTACAGAGAAGAAGGTCTCGACTTCAAGTCACTGGAACCTGCCAGTCTCCCCCGCGGGTCCTCAACAGGGCCATCGGAACCCTGAGTGAGCGACAGTTCAGCTGTGGCCGATACG TACCCCCTGTAATCACAAGGCGACCAGAGGACCATGAAGCCGTTGAGGGAAGCACCATCATGTTTCGCTGTACCGGAACCGGAACTCCTACTCCGGTCATTAGCTGGTTCAAAGACG ATGAACTGTTGGCGTTGGATGACCGAGTACAAGTGTATGAATTGGGAGCAATGCTGAGGTTCTCTCGGGTAGTTTTCGCAGATCAGGGAATTTATACGTGTAAACTGACCAACACTGCCGGAACGTCCGAGGCAAGCGCAGAGCTGAGGATCACACAACCAA CCCAGACTCAGGAATTCGCTGCCAACGTGGAAGTGGAAACCTTTGTGGGTACCAACAGTCTACTGGAGTGTGCCACCGACGATTTCATTCCACAATATCGGTGGATTAAGGACCAAGTACTTCTCCAGGCCGGCGCCAAGTATTCCTTCCAGGGAAACCGTCTCGTCATCAGGAATATTGTGCCTAGCGACGCTGGCAAGTATGAGTGTTTCGCTGAAGGTACCGTCGGATTCAACAGGAAGGCTGTCCTACTCAAAGTTACAG GTGATGAACACACATTCGAAGGTGACGCCTTTGTTCGCCAGGCTATAAGAGAAGCTACCAATCGTGTTAACGTTGCCATTAACGACACACAGCGCCACCTGTTTGACCGTTCAAGACAGCACACTGTGCAGGACCTGATCGCTATATTCCGGTATCCTGCAGCCGAGGCACTGGAACTGGCCAGGGCGGAGGAGATATTCGAACAGACTCTGGATATAATTGTCCGGCATGTCCGAGAAGGACATACCTATAACGTGGATACCACAG GTGAGACCTACCGTGATATCATCTCCCCTGGACATCTAACCCTAATTGCCAACATGTCAGGATGCTTCGCAAATCCCCGTATTACCAAATGCAGCAATATGTGTTATCATAAGAAGTATAGAACAATGGACGGCACGTGCAACAACATTCAGGAGCCACTTCAAGGAGCAACTGTCACTGCGTTCAGCAGACTGCTCCCACCTATATACGAGAACGGATTCAATACTCCTGTCG gCTGGAGCTCTTCCAAGCAGTACAATGGCGTTCACCTTCCGAGTCCGCGTCTGGTGTCTTCCTTCCTTATGTCCACAGACCACGTGACAGAAGACGAGACGAGTACTCACATGctcatgcaatggggacagttCGTAGACCACGATATCACACTTACACCTCAGTCAATTAGCTACGCTCGCTTCAGTGATGGTCGCCGATGTAACGAGACATGTGATAATGAGTACCCGTGTTTTCCGATTCCAGTTCCCCGTAGCGACTCGCGTATCCAGTCTCATCCATGTCTTGGATTCTCTCGGAGCAGTGCCATGTGTAACTCCGGTAGCACGTCTATCTTCTATAAGACGTTCTCGGCTCGTGAACAGATCAATGCCATCACTGCCTTCGTGGATGCAAGTAATGTGTATGGCAGTAGCGAATTTGACATTCAAAGACTACGAGAATTAACAAACAGCCGTGGACTTCTCAGGGAAGGACCTGTATCTACCAACAGAAAAAGACTTCTCCCCTTCGACAACTCAGGATTTCTTGAGCATATTGACTGTCAGATTGAACCCAGTAAGCAGCACGTACCTTGTTTCCGCGCTGGAGACAATCGTGTAAATGAACATTTGGCTCTTACGGCAATGCACACGTTATGGATGCGCCAACATAACCACGTGGCGCATTCGCTTGGTAAAATCAACGTCCACTGGGATGGTAACATGATCTTTCACGAATCCAGGAAAATCATCGGCAGTATGATGCAACACATAACATACAACCACTGGCTTCCCAGCATCATCGGTCAACAGGGCATGGAGAAACTAGGTCCCTACACAGGTTATGACCCCAAAGTCAACCCTACCATAACCAATGAATTCGCCACGGCTGCAATGAGATTCGGTCACGCCCTAGTGCAGCCTGTTATTTTTAGATTAAACGCCAGTTTCTATCCAATCCCGGATGGAAACCTTCAATTACACAAGGCATTCTTTTCACCTTACAAGCTACTGGAAGAAGGAGGAGTTGATCCCTTACTCCGGGGCATGTTTGCGGTCTCAGCGAAGAAGAGAATGCCCAGTGAAATGATGAACTCTGAACTTACCGAGAAACTGTTCTCATTGGCCAATGTTGTGGCTCAAGACTTGGCGTCGTTGAACATCCAGCGCGGACGAGATCACGGCCTGCCCTTCTACAACGCATATCGAGAGCTCTGTGGCATGTCTAGGGCTACCAGTTTTGCAGATTTCCAAGGTGAAATCACAAGCAGTGACATCCGTAACAAACTGCAAGCTCTGTATGGACATCCAG ATAATATTGATCTATTTGTGGGAGGGATGAGTGAGACCCCATTGCCAGGAGCCAAGGTGGGGCCTACCTTCATGTGTATCCTTGTGGACCAATTCAAGAAGATCCGTGACGGCGATAG GTTCTGGTATGAGAATCCCAGTATGTACGAGCCTGAGCAGATACACGCCATCAAGCAGACGACCCTTGCCAGGGTGATATGTGACAGCAGTGACAACATTGACAGGGTACAGAAAGACGTATTCGCCCGAGTGGACAACTATACTCAATACCTTCCCTGTAACAAAATTCCAAACATTAACTATAAGGTCTGGGCCGAGTGTTGCGCAG ACTGTAATGACGCTGGAGATTTCCAGACACTGACCAGTAAGTTCCAGCGGGCCGCCACTCCTCGTCAGTCTCATCGTGAAGACAGAGAGCATTTACAAGACCAGGGTCGAGACTATCAAAACACCATGGCTAGCCTGGAGAATATGAAGGAAGGAATGTCAGTGATGGAATCTCGTATGGAGGGCATGGAGGGCTCTATTAGCGGTCTAACTAAAACTGTCAAGTATCTCCGGAGGAAG ATGAAGAAAATGCACAGACATATGAAAAGACATCCCAAGACTGGGTGTACAGATAAGGATGGTATTCACCGCTCAGAAACTCAACGATGGAAAGTACATGACTGCAAAGAATGTATATGTCAG AGTGGTCGTATAGAGTGCAACTCTCAAATGTGTCCTATACCAGCGTGTGACTTTCCGAGGAAAATTCCAAACCAGTGTTGTCCAGTGTGTTGA
- the LOC117326051 gene encoding peroxidasin homolog isoform X2 — protein sequence MVGREMKILLFLSLCVLVQMQERDCPTKCVCFRTTVRCMFLQLDAIPSPLPADTTVLDLRFNRIQDIPSGSFIGLNRLSTLLLNNNNIQRLLDGAFDGLPELKYLFMHNNNISGLPEGLFDNTPKLQRLRLDENPVHCDCDLLWIPRLVQRRRSRLQVTGTCQSPPRVLNRAIGTLSERQFSCGRYVPPVITRRPEDHEAVEGSTIMFRCTGTGTPTPVISWFKDDELLALDDRVQVYELGAMLRFSRVVFADQGIYTCKLTNTAGTSEASAELRITQPTQTQEFAANVEVETFVGTNSLLECATDDFIPQYRWIKDQVLLQAGAKYSFQGNRLVIRNIVPSDAGKYECFAEGTVGFNRKAVLLKVTGDEHTFEGDAFVRQAIREATNRVNVAINDTQRHLFDRSRQHTVQDLIAIFRYPAAEALELARAEEIFEQTLDIIVRHVREGHTYNVDTTGETYRDIISPGHLTLIANMSGCFANPRITKCSNMCYHKKYRTMDGTCNNIQEPLQGATVTAFSRLLPPIYENGFNTPVGWSSSKQYNGVHLPSPRLVSSFLMSTDHVTEDETSTHMLMQWGQFVDHDITLTPQSISYARFSDGRRCNETCDNEYPCFPIPVPRSDSRIQSHPCLGFSRSSAMCNSGSTSIFYKTFSAREQINAITAFVDASNVYGSSEFDIQRLRELTNSRGLLREGPVSTNRKRLLPFDNSGFLEHIDCQIEPSKQHVPCFRAGDNRVNEHLALTAMHTLWMRQHNHVAHSLGKINVHWDGNMIFHESRKIIGSMMQHITYNHWLPSIIGQQGMEKLGPYTGYDPKVNPTITNEFATAAMRFGHALVQPVIFRLNASFYPIPDGNLQLHKAFFSPYKLLEEGGVDPLLRGMFAVSAKKRMPSEMMNSELTEKLFSLANVVAQDLASLNIQRGRDHGLPFYNAYRELCGMSRATSFADFQGEITSSDIRNKLQALYGHPDNIDLFVGGMSETPLPGAKVGPTFMCILVDQFKKIRDGDRFWYENPSMYEPEQIHAIKQTTLARVICDSSDNIDRVQKDVFARVDNYTQYLPCNKIPNINYKVWAECCADCNDAGDFQTLTSKFQRAATPRQSHREDREHLQDQGRDYQNTMASLENMKEGMSVMESRMEGMEGSISGLTKTVKYLRRKMKKMHRHMKRHPKTGCTDKDGIHRSETQRWKVHDCKECICQSGRIECNSQMCPIPACDFPRKIPNQCCPVC from the exons AGATTTGCGGTTCAACAGAATACAAGACATTCCATCTGGATCATTTATAGGCTTGAATAGATTAAGCACATT ACTattaaataacaacaatattCAGAGATTATTAGACGGCGCATTTGATGGTCTTCCGGAACTGAAATATTT ATTTATGCATAATAACAACATATCGGGGCTACCAGAAGGTTTATTCGACAACACGCCGAAGTTACAACGTCT ACGCCTGGACGAGAATCCTGTCCACTGTGACTGTGATTTACTCTGGATTCCCCGGCTGGTACAGAGAAGAAGGTCTCGACTTCAAGTCACTGGAACCTGCCAGTCTCCCCCGCGGGTCCTCAACAGGGCCATCGGAACCCTGAGTGAGCGACAGTTCAGCTGTGGCCGATACG TACCCCCTGTAATCACAAGGCGACCAGAGGACCATGAAGCCGTTGAGGGAAGCACCATCATGTTTCGCTGTACCGGAACCGGAACTCCTACTCCGGTCATTAGCTGGTTCAAAGACG ATGAACTGTTGGCGTTGGATGACCGAGTACAAGTGTATGAATTGGGAGCAATGCTGAGGTTCTCTCGGGTAGTTTTCGCAGATCAGGGAATTTATACGTGTAAACTGACCAACACTGCCGGAACGTCCGAGGCAAGCGCAGAGCTGAGGATCACACAACCAA CCCAGACTCAGGAATTCGCTGCCAACGTGGAAGTGGAAACCTTTGTGGGTACCAACAGTCTACTGGAGTGTGCCACCGACGATTTCATTCCACAATATCGGTGGATTAAGGACCAAGTACTTCTCCAGGCCGGCGCCAAGTATTCCTTCCAGGGAAACCGTCTCGTCATCAGGAATATTGTGCCTAGCGACGCTGGCAAGTATGAGTGTTTCGCTGAAGGTACCGTCGGATTCAACAGGAAGGCTGTCCTACTCAAAGTTACAG GTGATGAACACACATTCGAAGGTGACGCCTTTGTTCGCCAGGCTATAAGAGAAGCTACCAATCGTGTTAACGTTGCCATTAACGACACACAGCGCCACCTGTTTGACCGTTCAAGACAGCACACTGTGCAGGACCTGATCGCTATATTCCGGTATCCTGCAGCCGAGGCACTGGAACTGGCCAGGGCGGAGGAGATATTCGAACAGACTCTGGATATAATTGTCCGGCATGTCCGAGAAGGACATACCTATAACGTGGATACCACAG GTGAGACCTACCGTGATATCATCTCCCCTGGACATCTAACCCTAATTGCCAACATGTCAGGATGCTTCGCAAATCCCCGTATTACCAAATGCAGCAATATGTGTTATCATAAGAAGTATAGAACAATGGACGGCACGTGCAACAACATTCAGGAGCCACTTCAAGGAGCAACTGTCACTGCGTTCAGCAGACTGCTCCCACCTATATACGAGAACGGATTCAATACTCCTGTCG gCTGGAGCTCTTCCAAGCAGTACAATGGCGTTCACCTTCCGAGTCCGCGTCTGGTGTCTTCCTTCCTTATGTCCACAGACCACGTGACAGAAGACGAGACGAGTACTCACATGctcatgcaatggggacagttCGTAGACCACGATATCACACTTACACCTCAGTCAATTAGCTACGCTCGCTTCAGTGATGGTCGCCGATGTAACGAGACATGTGATAATGAGTACCCGTGTTTTCCGATTCCAGTTCCCCGTAGCGACTCGCGTATCCAGTCTCATCCATGTCTTGGATTCTCTCGGAGCAGTGCCATGTGTAACTCCGGTAGCACGTCTATCTTCTATAAGACGTTCTCGGCTCGTGAACAGATCAATGCCATCACTGCCTTCGTGGATGCAAGTAATGTGTATGGCAGTAGCGAATTTGACATTCAAAGACTACGAGAATTAACAAACAGCCGTGGACTTCTCAGGGAAGGACCTGTATCTACCAACAGAAAAAGACTTCTCCCCTTCGACAACTCAGGATTTCTTGAGCATATTGACTGTCAGATTGAACCCAGTAAGCAGCACGTACCTTGTTTCCGCGCTGGAGACAATCGTGTAAATGAACATTTGGCTCTTACGGCAATGCACACGTTATGGATGCGCCAACATAACCACGTGGCGCATTCGCTTGGTAAAATCAACGTCCACTGGGATGGTAACATGATCTTTCACGAATCCAGGAAAATCATCGGCAGTATGATGCAACACATAACATACAACCACTGGCTTCCCAGCATCATCGGTCAACAGGGCATGGAGAAACTAGGTCCCTACACAGGTTATGACCCCAAAGTCAACCCTACCATAACCAATGAATTCGCCACGGCTGCAATGAGATTCGGTCACGCCCTAGTGCAGCCTGTTATTTTTAGATTAAACGCCAGTTTCTATCCAATCCCGGATGGAAACCTTCAATTACACAAGGCATTCTTTTCACCTTACAAGCTACTGGAAGAAGGAGGAGTTGATCCCTTACTCCGGGGCATGTTTGCGGTCTCAGCGAAGAAGAGAATGCCCAGTGAAATGATGAACTCTGAACTTACCGAGAAACTGTTCTCATTGGCCAATGTTGTGGCTCAAGACTTGGCGTCGTTGAACATCCAGCGCGGACGAGATCACGGCCTGCCCTTCTACAACGCATATCGAGAGCTCTGTGGCATGTCTAGGGCTACCAGTTTTGCAGATTTCCAAGGTGAAATCACAAGCAGTGACATCCGTAACAAACTGCAAGCTCTGTATGGACATCCAG ATAATATTGATCTATTTGTGGGAGGGATGAGTGAGACCCCATTGCCAGGAGCCAAGGTGGGGCCTACCTTCATGTGTATCCTTGTGGACCAATTCAAGAAGATCCGTGACGGCGATAG GTTCTGGTATGAGAATCCCAGTATGTACGAGCCTGAGCAGATACACGCCATCAAGCAGACGACCCTTGCCAGGGTGATATGTGACAGCAGTGACAACATTGACAGGGTACAGAAAGACGTATTCGCCCGAGTGGACAACTATACTCAATACCTTCCCTGTAACAAAATTCCAAACATTAACTATAAGGTCTGGGCCGAGTGTTGCGCAG ACTGTAATGACGCTGGAGATTTCCAGACACTGACCAGTAAGTTCCAGCGGGCCGCCACTCCTCGTCAGTCTCATCGTGAAGACAGAGAGCATTTACAAGACCAGGGTCGAGACTATCAAAACACCATGGCTAGCCTGGAGAATATGAAGGAAGGAATGTCAGTGATGGAATCTCGTATGGAGGGCATGGAGGGCTCTATTAGCGGTCTAACTAAAACTGTCAAGTATCTCCGGAGGAAG ATGAAGAAAATGCACAGACATATGAAAAGACATCCCAAGACTGGGTGTACAGATAAGGATGGTATTCACCGCTCAGAAACTCAACGATGGAAAGTACATGACTGCAAAGAATGTATATGTCAG AGTGGTCGTATAGAGTGCAACTCTCAAATGTGTCCTATACCAGCGTGTGACTTTCCGAGGAAAATTCCAAACCAGTGTTGTCCAGTGTGTTGA